The proteins below are encoded in one region of Bifidobacterium catenulatum DSM 16992 = JCM 1194 = LMG 11043:
- a CDS encoding XRE family transcriptional regulator codes for MNRQYLTKFHQKDVSRWLNTGNRTSSGEIGFPKYETMATIADFFGVDVGYLTGETDEKTYVMSHACAFTGLSSSSITAIRSWIGTTAESQTMATDDSRETNHAMMHGTPREGDPMPEYRAATIDRLLSSPKFPELAAKLLTLQEMSSIWSSTPQKFGGLLASLANDNDLPHDLALQLLLGAFYGMASESFSSLLHDAYPMPE; via the coding sequence TTGAACCGGCAGTACCTCACAAAATTCCACCAAAAGGACGTCAGCAGATGGCTGAATACCGGAAACCGCACCTCATCGGGCGAAATCGGGTTCCCCAAATACGAAACCATGGCGACTATTGCCGACTTCTTCGGCGTGGATGTCGGCTATCTAACCGGCGAAACGGATGAGAAAACCTATGTCATGAGCCACGCCTGCGCATTCACCGGGCTAAGCAGCAGCTCCATCACCGCCATTCGCTCTTGGATCGGCACGACGGCGGAATCACAGACAATGGCAACGGATGATTCCCGGGAGACCAATCATGCAATGATGCATGGCACCCCGCGCGAAGGCGACCCCATGCCCGAATACCGCGCCGCCACCATCGACCGGCTGCTGTCATCGCCGAAATTCCCCGAACTGGCGGCGAAGCTGCTGACACTGCAGGAGATGTCATCGATCTGGAGCAGCACGCCGCAGAAATTCGGGGGATTACTCGCGTCGCTCGCAAACGACAACGATCTGCCACATGACCTGGCTTTGCAGCTGCTGCTCGGCGCATTCTACGGCATGGCGAGCGAAAGCTTCTCTTCCCTGCTGCACGACGCATACCCCATGCCGGAATAA